In Desulfovibrio legallii, the sequence GCCGCCCACGGGCGAAAGCCTCCCTGCCGCCCACTGCCCGCTGCTCACGGCCCTGGCCGACCTGCCCGCAGGCCCGCTGGAGCTCGCCCCCCGCAAGGAGGGCCTGAGCCTGGCCTGGGTGACCCTTTCGGACAAAGGCTCGCGCGGGCAGCGCGAAGATCTGAGCGGCCCGGCCATTGCCGCCGCCGTGGGCGCGGCCCTGCCCCTCTGCCACTGCCAGGGCTTTCTGCTGCCGGACGAACCGGCGGAGCTGCGCGCCCTGCTCACGGATCTGGCCCTGAACCAGGGCTACGACCTCATCTGCACCACCGGGGGCACCGGGCTTTCCCCGCGCGACGTCACCCCGCAGGTCACGGCGGCCCTGCTGGACGTGCCCCTGCCGGGCTTTACCCAGGCCATGCTGGCCGCCAGCCTGGCCAAAACGCCCCACGCCGTCATCTCGCGCGCGGCCGCGGGCGTGCTGGGCCGCAGCATTGTCGTCAACCTGCCGGGCAGCCGCAAGGCCGTGGTCGAAAACCTGGCCGCCGTGCTGCCCGCCCTGCCCCATGCCCTGGCCAAACTGCGCGGAGACCCCGCCGACTGCGGCGGATAACCCCCAATCCCCCGCGCCGCCGCGCCAACCGTTGCGGCACTACCCAGCGCCCCCACTGCGTCAAGGAGAACCCAGCATGCGCCTTCTGCCGTCATCCGGCTTCACTCTGTCCACCCCTTTCGGCCAGTTCGGCGACATCTGCCGCATGGTCAAGATAGAGCATTCCGTCTTCGCCCTGCCCTACGCCTGGGCCGGGGCCTTCCTGGCGGCCAAAGGCCTGCCCTCCGCGCGCGCGCTCATCTTTCTGACCCTGGCCATGGTGGCGGCGCGCTCCTTTGCCATGGCCTTCAACCGCCTGGCGGATCTGCCCTTTGACCGGGACAACCCCCGCACCTGCGACCGCCCCCTGGTCACCGGCGTCATCAGCACCCGGCAGACCTGGGCCTTCATCGCGCTCATGGCCCTGATCTTCATTGCCTGCTGCGCGGCGCTCAACACGGTCTGCCTGTGGCTCTCCATCCCCGCCCTGCTCTTTGCCGCGGCCTACAGCCTGCTCAAGCGCTTTACCCCCCTTTGCCACTTCTGGCTGGGGGCCACCCTGGGCCTGGCCCCCCTGGCGGGCTGGCTCTCCGTAAACCCCGCCGCCCTGGGCCTGCCTGCCATCCTGCTCTTTTTTGCCGTCACCTTCTGGGTGGCCGCCTTCGACATCTACTACGCCTTTCAGGATCTGGAATTCGACCAGGCCTTCGATCTTCACTCCGCGCCCGCCGACTACGGCCCGGATGCGGCCCTGCTGCTGGCGGCCTTCGCCCACACCATGACGGCCATCTTCCTGCTGCTTACGGGCTGCGCCGCCGGGCTTGCCTGGCCCTGGTACGTCCTCTGGGCCGGCATTGTCGTTCTGCTCTTCGTGGAGCACCGCCTCATGCGGCCCCAGGACCTGCGCTA encodes:
- a CDS encoding UbiA-like polyprenyltransferase; its protein translation is MRLLPSSGFTLSTPFGQFGDICRMVKIEHSVFALPYAWAGAFLAAKGLPSARALIFLTLAMVAARSFAMAFNRLADLPFDRDNPRTCDRPLVTGVISTRQTWAFIALMALIFIACCAALNTVCLWLSIPALLFAAAYSLLKRFTPLCHFWLGATLGLAPLAGWLSVNPAALGLPAILLFFAVTFWVAAFDIYYAFQDLEFDQAFDLHSAPADYGPDAALLLAAFAHTMTAIFLLLTGCAAGLAWPWYVLWAGIVVLLFVEHRLMRPQDLRYVNTAFFTLNGIISPVVLAGVLLGIYM
- a CDS encoding MogA/MoaB family molybdenum cofactor biosynthesis protein, with protein sequence MNIRLHIHACAPGQCLPLLPPAALDAACCPGHGLLAPEPWALPRLDVGTSLHGACGTPLFQITGRIWLPTPPTGESLPAAHCPLLTALADLPAGPLELAPRKEGLSLAWVTLSDKGSRGQREDLSGPAIAAAVGAALPLCHCQGFLLPDEPAELRALLTDLALNQGYDLICTTGGTGLSPRDVTPQVTAALLDVPLPGFTQAMLAASLAKTPHAVISRAAAGVLGRSIVVNLPGSRKAVVENLAAVLPALPHALAKLRGDPADCGG